One Erysipelothrix amsterdamensis DNA window includes the following coding sequences:
- a CDS encoding ATP-binding cassette domain-containing protein, with protein MIQFNGVSKKFKDLLLFEDVNINIREGKKTAIVGPNGSGKSVLLKLIVGYSVPTSGSIVIDGKKLQQDIDFVPNGGVSINAPEFIGSLTGLENLREIARIRRCVNEADIILLAKKVNFEAELSKKYKTYSLGMKQKMRLIQALMERPDYLILDEPFDGLDRLSKKIVIEMLDEYVEETGCTLVFTNHGEEVFEIADVVYEIDDKKLRLIKGESEC; from the coding sequence ATGATTCAATTTAATGGCGTTTCTAAAAAGTTTAAAGACCTACTTCTTTTTGAAGATGTCAATATTAATATAAGAGAAGGAAAAAAGACCGCCATCGTAGGTCCAAACGGTAGTGGTAAGAGTGTGTTATTGAAACTCATCGTCGGCTACTCTGTCCCAACATCAGGGAGTATTGTGATTGATGGGAAGAAATTGCAGCAGGATATCGATTTTGTACCCAATGGCGGTGTAAGTATTAATGCGCCAGAGTTTATTGGTTCATTAACAGGACTTGAAAACCTTCGTGAAATTGCACGCATTCGAAGATGTGTGAATGAAGCGGATATTATCCTTCTCGCTAAAAAGGTTAATTTTGAAGCGGAGTTATCTAAGAAATATAAAACGTATTCCTTAGGAATGAAACAAAAAATGAGATTGATTCAAGCTTTAATGGAGCGTCCTGATTACTTAATCCTTGATGAACCCTTTGATGGACTGGATCGATTAAGTAAAAAAATTGTGATAGAAATGTTGGATGAATATGTTGAAGAAACAGGATGTACCCTTGTTTTTACCAATCATGGGGAAGAAGTTTTTGAAATTGCCGATGTTGTATATGAAATTGATGATAAAAAACTAAGACTCATCAAAGGGGAATCGGAATGTTAA